One genomic region from Leptospira tipperaryensis encodes:
- a CDS encoding dicarboxylate/amino acid:cation symporter: protein MAVFEKLTFLNTKISRHLKEKLWLKILIGMAAGILAGILLGSDLSLVSRDVAQLTTSWLVIPGLVFISLLQMIMVPLIFSSIILGICSAENLENVKKLGIRTVIYFILTTFAAVGIGIFLALWLEPGKSTIQLSHLQSSKIPNPISIPSLDKYPELFMSFFPRNPVLSITQGEMLNVIVFSCLIGIAILSVSKELSKPILEILNSIFQISMKIVNWAMSLTPFAVFGLMAKAISSIGVELLLTLGMYMSTVLLGLISVLVMYSIILILVARRNPFDFFKKIASLQLLAFSTSSSAAVMPVSIQTATEGLGVKKNIAEFIIPVGATVNMDGTALYQAVASIFLAQYYGIDLGPTQLVFLLFSTVGASIGTPSTPGIGIVILATILAGLGIPTEGIGIILGVDRFLDMCRTTINVTGDITASCVMDKLS, encoded by the coding sequence ATGGCCGTTTTTGAAAAGCTTACTTTCCTTAATACCAAGATTTCCAGACATTTAAAGGAAAAGCTTTGGCTAAAAATTCTGATCGGAATGGCGGCTGGAATTCTAGCGGGCATTTTACTTGGATCCGATTTATCTCTCGTAAGCAGAGATGTTGCTCAACTGACTACTTCGTGGCTTGTTATTCCCGGACTTGTCTTTATCAGCCTTTTACAGATGATTATGGTGCCGTTGATCTTCTCTTCTATTATTCTCGGAATTTGTTCCGCGGAAAATCTGGAGAATGTTAAAAAACTTGGAATCAGAACCGTAATTTATTTTATTTTGACCACATTTGCAGCCGTCGGCATCGGAATCTTTTTAGCCCTCTGGTTGGAACCGGGTAAATCGACCATTCAATTGAGTCATCTTCAGAGTTCCAAAATTCCAAATCCGATCAGCATTCCGAGTTTGGATAAATATCCCGAATTATTCATGTCCTTTTTTCCAAGGAATCCCGTTCTTTCTATTACTCAGGGAGAAATGTTAAACGTAATCGTCTTTTCTTGTCTGATTGGAATCGCGATTCTTTCGGTTTCAAAAGAACTTTCAAAGCCGATTTTGGAAATCCTCAATTCGATCTTCCAGATCAGTATGAAAATTGTCAACTGGGCGATGAGTCTAACGCCATTTGCGGTTTTCGGTCTTATGGCGAAAGCAATCTCATCGATCGGTGTGGAACTTCTTCTAACGCTCGGAATGTATATGAGTACAGTTTTACTCGGATTGATTTCAGTCCTTGTCATGTATTCGATCATTCTCATTTTAGTCGCGAGAAGAAACCCGTTTGATTTTTTCAAAAAGATAGCGAGCCTTCAATTACTTGCTTTTTCTACTTCAAGTTCCGCAGCCGTGATGCCGGTTTCCATTCAAACGGCGACCGAAGGGTTGGGAGTAAAAAAGAATATCGCGGAATTTATCATTCCAGTCGGCGCTACCGTAAACATGGACGGGACCGCATTGTATCAAGCAGTCGCATCGATCTTCTTAGCTCAATATTACGGGATCGACTTGGGTCCGACACAACTCGTCTTTTTACTCTTTTCGACGGTGGGCGCTTCTATCGGAACTCCAAGTACTCCCGGAATCGGAATCGTAATTTTAGCAACGATTCTCGCCGGCCTTGGAATTCCCACGGAAGGAATCGGAATTATCCTCGGTGTGGATCGCTTTTTGGATATGTGCAGAACTACGATCAATGTCACCGGTGATATTACGGCGTCTTGCGTGATGGACAAATTGAGCTGA